In Microbacterium sp. zg-Y818, the genomic window CACGATGAACACCGGTGCAACGTTGGGGAAGAGGTGGCGCAGCAGGTTCTGCGTCGGGGTGAGTCCCGCAGCGCGGCCCGCGAGCACGAACTCGCTGTGCAGCACCCGGCGGAGCTCGGGGCGGGTCACGCGGGCGATGTTGACGCCGAAGCCGATCCCCACCGAGAGGATCACCACCCACAGCGACCCGCCCCACACGGCCGAGATCATCATGGCGATCAGCAGCACCGGAAAGGCGATGAGGATGTCGACGAGCACAGCGACCGACTCGCGCACCCACCGTGCCGTGAGTGCCCCGAGCGATGCCAGCACGAGGCCGATGAGGGTGGCCACGAGGCCCGCGCCGAGGGCGACCCAGACAGTGGTGACAGAACCCGCCATGATCAGGCTCAGGATGTCGCGGCCGGTGCCGTCGGTGCCGAGCAGGTGGGGCCAGCCCGGCGGCATCCACCGCTGGGCGATGTCCACGCGTTGCGGGTCGAACGGTGTCCACAACGCCGATACGACGGCGGTGAGGCCGACGCCGGCGAACACGGCCAGCCCGATGCGGCCGGTGGTGAGGGCGGTGAGGCGGCGCAGCCAGCCCCACCGGTCAGCGGCGCGTGCGGGTCGTGCCTGGGCAGATGCGCCTTTCACTGCGCCTCCCGCTGCCGCGGGTCGATCACCCGGTGGAACAGGTCCACCGCGAAACCGACCACGAGCACGAACCCGGTGAGCACGAGCAGCTCTCCCTGCACCTTGGGCAGATCGCGCTGGCCGACGTCGACGACGAGCATGCGGCCGATGCCGGGGAGGGAGAACAGCTGCTCGATGACCACGGCCCCGACGATGATGCCGGCGACCTGCAGGCCCAGCACCGTGATGATCGACAACCCGACGTTGGGAAGCCCGTGACGCAGCATCGCCTGGGTGCGGGTGAGCCCTTTCGCCGCGGCGGCGCGCACGTAGTCCTGGCCCACCGCCTGCAGGGTCGCCGAGCGGACGAATCGCAGCAGCATGGCGCCTTCGACGATGCCGATCGTGATCGCCGGCAGCAGCAGGGCGCGCCAGGCAGCGGCAGGGTCCGCCCAGCCCGAGCGGGGGAAGCCCTGGGCGGGCAGCCAGCCGAGCCACACCGCGAAGACGACGACGAGCATCATGCCGGCCCAGACGACGGGAACGGCGGCGAGAGCCTGGGCGCCGACGGTGATCATCGTTCCGTCGGCGCGGCCGCGCCGCAGCGCTGAGGCAACGCCCAGGGGCACGCTGAACACCAGCGCGATGGCCATGGCGAGCAGGCCGAGCGGAACGGTCACCTCGGCCTTCTGCGCGAGCTCGGTCGCCACCGGGGTTCCGGTCAGCAGCGACGTGCCGAGGTCTCCGCGAACCACCCCGGACATCCAGTCGAAGTACTGGACCGGCAGCGGTCGGTCAAGACCCAGGCCCGACCGGATGGCCTCGACCTGCGCGGGGGTGCTTCCGACGCCCGCGATCATCTGCGCGATGTCGCCGGGCAGCACCCGCAGGGTGACGAAGATCAACACGCTGGCAACGACGAGACCCACCAGCAGCAGGACCAGCCGCGTCAGCGCGTAGCGGATCACCCCTCGCTCTTGGTGATCTCGGCGAGGTTGAGGCGCTCGTTCACGTTGACCGTCGGCATACCGGCGATGCTATCGCCGACCGCGACCACCGAGGCGCCGTTGTACAGCCAGTCGGCGGCGTGGTCCTCCGAGACGATGCGTGCGGCCTGCGCCAGCAGCTCGTCGGCCTCGGCCTCGTCCGTCGCCGCGAGCGACTGTGCGAACAGCTCCTGCACCTCGGCGTTGTCGTAGCCGAAGTAGTAGGACGGGTCCGCCCAGTTCTCGAAGTCTCGCGCCTCGGTGTGCAGCACGAAGCTGAGTTCGTAGTCCCGGTTGACGTAGACGTCGTTGAGCCAGGCCGAGAACTCCACCGGGTCGATCTCGAGCGTCACGCCGACGTCGTGCAGGTTCGAGACGAGGATCTGCGACACGGTGGTGCCGTAGAACGACGGGATCGTGAGCGTCAGCTCGAGATCCTCCGCGCCCGCCTCAGCGAGCAGCTCGCGCGCGGCCTCGGGGTCGTGCGGCACGACGTCGGAGAGATCTTCGTGACCGGGGTCGAGTTCGGGGATGGGGCCGTATTGCGTCTGGCCGGCGCCGATCGCTTCGACGATGGCGTCGTGGTCGATCGCCTGGCGGATCGCCTGGCGCACGCGCACGTCGGCCAGCGGCTCCGCTGCCGCGTTCATCGCCAGGGTGCCCTTGTCGGTCGACGCACCGACCTCGACGGTGAAGTCGCCGTTGGCCTCGATCTGCTCCGAGAGGTTCGCGTCGAAGCCGGTCACCACGTCGACCTCACCGGCGAGGGCGGCGTTGAGGGCCGCCTGCGTCTCGGGGATGTACGCGAAGATCACCTCGGAGACGCCGGCGGGGTCGC contains:
- a CDS encoding ABC transporter permease, producing MKGASAQARPARAADRWGWLRRLTALTTGRIGLAVFAGVGLTAVVSALWTPFDPQRVDIAQRWMPPGWPHLLGTDGTGRDILSLIMAGSVTTVWVALGAGLVATLIGLVLASLGALTARWVRESVAVLVDILIAFPVLLIAMMISAVWGGSLWVVILSVGIGFGVNIARVTRPELRRVLHSEFVLAGRAAGLTPTQNLLRHLFPNVAPVFIVQLSWGMAVAVLAEAGLSYLGFGAPPTQPSWGGLLSELQSYITVHPLSVVWPGLAITLTVLGLNLLGDGLREATDPTLSRRVNAARAHVPEVVA
- a CDS encoding ABC transporter permease translates to MIRYALTRLVLLLVGLVVASVLIFVTLRVLPGDIAQMIAGVGSTPAQVEAIRSGLGLDRPLPVQYFDWMSGVVRGDLGTSLLTGTPVATELAQKAEVTVPLGLLAMAIALVFSVPLGVASALRRGRADGTMITVGAQALAAVPVVWAGMMLVVVFAVWLGWLPAQGFPRSGWADPAAAWRALLLPAITIGIVEGAMLLRFVRSATLQAVGQDYVRAAAAKGLTRTQAMLRHGLPNVGLSIITVLGLQVAGIIVGAVVIEQLFSLPGIGRMLVVDVGQRDLPKVQGELLVLTGFVLVVGFAVDLFHRVIDPRQREAQ
- a CDS encoding ABC transporter substrate-binding protein, whose product is MLRRTPLAAAVLMAGALALTACTAEQTPAPSTSAVADPNASVTVRMVAEPGNLDIRETAGAALDQLLIDNVYQGLVSRTPEQDIVPSLASDYEVSEDGLTYTFTLREGVVFHDGQPLTPQDVVWSLTQVRDTPSYRDAERLAGMTSVTADGQTITITLSQPDSSFLWNLTGRAGLVLKEGDATDRKTAANGTGPFTLSSWRQGDSVTLQRFDGYWGDPAGVSEVIFAYIPETQAALNAALAGEVDVVTGFDANLSEQIEANGDFTVEVGASTDKGTLAMNAAAEPLADVRVRQAIRQAIDHDAIVEAIGAGQTQYGPIPELDPGHEDLSDVVPHDPEAARELLAEAGAEDLELTLTIPSFYGTTVSQILVSNLHDVGVTLEIDPVEFSAWLNDVYVNRDYELSFVLHTEARDFENWADPSYYFGYDNAEVQELFAQSLAATDEAEADELLAQAARIVSEDHAADWLYNGASVVAVGDSIAGMPTVNVNERLNLAEITKSEG